The sequence TTCGGCCCGATAAGCGAAGGCAGCAGCCATTTGCGGATCCAGCTCAATGGCTCGACTGAAATCTGCTATGGCAAGAGACAACAGCTCTCTGGAGTCGCCCGAGCCCATATTCATGTACCGATGAGCTAGCCTCTTAACTTCAGCCATGAACCCCTGACGGTGGCCTTTTCGCAGATAGTTCAAACCCCGCATTTTATAGGCTTCCGCATTGCCAGCAACCAGCTCTACGACCCTGGTATAATCGGCAATAGCCCGGTCGAACTCTTCCTGAAAAAAATAGTGGATTGCTCTCTTTTCGTAAGCCGCTGCCAGGTTTGGATCCAGCTTGATAGCTTTGCTGAAGTATTCGATTTTCTTGCAGGCAAAAGAACTTTCCAGACCACGCCTGTAGTAGTCCCAGGCCAGATCTGCCGAAGCAGGAACAGCCGCAAACAACACACATGCGATGATAGTGGCAGCAAGCTTTTTCATTCTTATCTGAGCTGGTATCGGGTCGACTGGGTTAAGCAGCCCGGGAATAGCCTTTTCTTGTTTATTATAAAAGACCCGGCCTCAACCACACAAATACAGTCATTACGAACTGCCTTCACAGGTTCGGTCTCCTTGCCTCCTGCGCAGAAATTATAGCAAAGTTCAAATAACACCTGTCTATGAAATATGCGGAGCAATACCAGGAGCACGAAAAAGTCCTGCCTACAGGTCTCGACTTAGAAGGCTCAATGCTGTCCAATTTCTCTCGAGCCACTTCAGCAAATTCACCCCATGCTGAAAGTAGAGAGGACACTGGTCAGGATCTGACCTGAAATGGTAGTAGTCGTTTATTGTCCAGTCGATAATGTGGGCATCAGCGGCAAAGATCATTTTCGGAAGGTGCTGTAGTTCAGCAATAGAGAGGGGGCCGAGTTGGCCAATATCTTGGGCACTTTCTTGATAGGACTGCATGAATGTCTGGATTTTATCCACAAGGAGATCTCCATTCGAGTTGAGCTCCCAGGAACAGCAGAAATACATGAGGGCGAGTCCCACATCAAAACACCTGGCATCCATTTCTGCCCAGTCAAAGTCGAAAAGTCCTGTTATTGCCCTGCCAGAAAACTTGAGATTGCCGGGATGGTAATCGCCGTGAATGGCAAGATGCGGCAGATCGTCATAGATACTTCTTTGGGGAATATATCTTGGATTGGTCAATATGGTACTGAGAAAATCCGCTTCTCTCAAAAAAAGACGATCAAAGGATGAGTTTGCTGCTTGCTGAGCCTGCCTTTGCCATTTCTCCGGCAGCCAGGGAATCTTGTCTATGATTCTCGGCCCCTGCCATTCGGCAATTCCCTGCCAGCCGGTGATAGTGTTGTGGTAGAGTGCCAGTACTCGGGCAGCTTCTTTCAATTCCACAGCAGTGCAAAATGGCCTGTGCCAACTGTAACGGTCTTCTCCAGGCAGATAGCTGAAAATAGCCACATAATCTTTATGAAGCCCTCTCAAGAGGCTGGTTGTCTTTACATAAGTGCTGCCTTGTCTCGTTGGTATCAAGCTGGGAGCAAGGCTGAAGCCTCGTGCCTCGAGTTCTGCCAGCAAGGCATGCTCGAATTTGATTCTGCTTTCAGATGTTCCTGTTCGGTAGCGGCGCAGGAGATATTGCTTCACAGCGCCGTCTTTGTTCATAACCAGAGTATAGCTCACATTGATGTAGCCCAGATCAATGCGCTCCAGGCGGCAAATCTGGCCAAGATCATAGTGTTGACATACCAGGTTTGCCAGCTGTTTGTGGGCATCTCCCGGAGGTGCTGCATTTGTTTCTTGACGGGCCATTC comes from Deltaproteobacteria bacterium and encodes:
- a CDS encoding phosphotransferase, with the translated sequence MARQETNAAPPGDAHKQLANLVCQHYDLGQICRLERIDLGYINVSYTLVMNKDGAVKQYLLRRYRTGTSESRIKFEHALLAELEARGFSLAPSLIPTRQGSTYVKTTSLLRGLHKDYVAIFSYLPGEDRYSWHRPFCTAVELKEAARVLALYHNTITGWQGIAEWQGPRIIDKIPWLPEKWQRQAQQAANSSFDRLFLREADFLSTILTNPRYIPQRSIYDDLPHLAIHGDYHPGNLKFSGRAITGLFDFDWAEMDARCFDVGLALMYFCCSWELNSNGDLLVDKIQTFMQSYQESAQDIGQLGPLSIAELQHLPKMIFAADAHIIDWTINDYYHFRSDPDQCPLYFQHGVNLLKWLERNWTALSLLSRDL